Below is a window of Defluviimonas sp. SAOS-178_SWC DNA.
CGAGGACATGGCCAAGGTCGTCGGGCCTGGCGCATTGCCAGGTCGGCACGTTCTGCAGGATCGGCTCCTCGCCGAGATAGAAGCGGATCATCTCGGGCACGTAGGTATAGACCGCCTTGTCGTCGGCCACGCCTGCACCCGGCGCCGAGCAGATCGTCACCCCTCCCGAACGGTAGACGTCCATCAGCCCCGGCACACCAAGCATCGAATCCGGCCGGAAGCACAGCGGATCAAGGAAGGCGTCATCGACGCGGCGGTAGATCACGTCGACCCGTTTCGGCCCTTCCGTCGTGCGCATCCAGACGAGCCCGCTTTCTACGAAAAGGTCCGGCCCCTCGACCAGTTCGACCCCCATGAGGTCGGCAAGGAAGGAATGTTCGTAATAGGCCGAGTTGAAATGACCGGGCGTCAGGATAACGACCGTCGGCTCGCCCTCGCATTTCGCTGGCGCGACCGAGGCGAGCGTGCGGCGCAGAAGCTCCGGATAGGCGTCCACCGGCTCGATCCGGTTCTCTCGGAAGAGGGCGGGAAACATCCGCATCATGATCTCGCGGTTTTCCAGCATGTAGCTGACGCCGGACGGGGTGCGGCAGTTGTCTTCCAGCACGAAGAAATCGTCCGGGCCGGTGCGCACGAGGTCGATACCGACGATATGGGCATAGACCCCTTTCGGCGGCACGAAACCGGCAACCGCCTTTTCGTAAGCCTCGTTGCCGTAGACCAGATGCGCCGGGATGCGCCCGGCGCGGATGATCTCTCCGCGTCCGTAGACATCGACGAGAAAGGCGTTGAGCGCCGCCGCCCGCTGCTTGATACCGCGATCGAGGCGGCGCCACTCTGCCTGCGAGAAGATCCGCGGCAGCATATCGAACGGGATCAGCCGGTCCGGGTCGCCGCCGTCGCCATAGACCGCGAAGGTGATGCCGATGCGGCGGAACAGCGTCTCCGCCTCGGCCTGCTTCATTGCCCGCAATTCCGCCGGCATGGACCGGGTCCAGCCTTCAAGGGCCGCATAGAGGCTGCGCACCGCGCCGCCGTCATACATCTCGTTGAAATAGTGTGCGGTCATTGATCATCCCGTGCCGCTCCGGCGATTCCGCGGGCGGTTGTCGAATTGTTAGGCACCCAGGACAGTGGCGCAAAGCGCGACCACGCGATCAGCCCATGACCCGAACGAAAAAACGCTGAAAAAATCCACATACGCCTAAATATTGGGCAGAAAACTGCGAGGTTCTCGACCTTGCAGAGCGCGCGCCCCGCGCCTTATGTCTGGGGCACCGGAAAAAAGAGGACGCCATGATGATCGCCACGCCCCGCCCCGTTCACGACGCCAACGCGACTGCGGGAGGCGGGCTCGGCAAGTTGCCGGAATGGGATCTGAGCGACCTCTACACCGCCCCCGACGCGCCGGAAGTGGCGCGCGACCTCGACTGGCTGGAGAAGGCCTGCGCCGGGTTCGCGTCCGACTACGAAGGCAAGCTTGCCGGTCTCGATGCCGAAGGGATGCTCGACTGCATCCGCCGCTACGAGCGGATCGAGGCGGTGGCGGGGCGGATCATGTCCTATGCGGGCCTGCGCTACTATCAGAACACGGTCGACGCGACCCGCGCCAAGTTCATGTCGGACTGCCAGGACAAGGTCACCGATTTCACCACGCCGCTCGTCTTCTTCTCGCTCGAGTTCAACCGGATCGAGGATGCGGCCTACGACAGGCTCTTTACGGCCAATGCCGAGATCGGACGCTACAAGCCGGTTTTCGACCGGATGCGCGCGATGCGGCCCCACCAGCTTTCGGACGATCTGGAGAAGTTCCTGCACGATACCTCTGTCGTCGGCGCCTCGGCCTGGAACAAGCTTTTCGACGAGACGATGGCGGGGCTGGAATTCACCGTCGCCGGCGAAGACGAGCCGATGAGCCTCGAAGCCGTCCTGAACCTTCTCTCCGAGCCCGAGCGCGACCGCCGCGAGGCCGGGGCGCGGGCGCTGGCGCAGGTCTTCGGCGAGAACGTCAAGCTTTTCGCCCGGGTGCACAACACGCTCGCGAAGGAAAAGGAGATCGAGGATCGCTGGCGCAAGATGCCCACGCCACAGACCGCGCGGCATCTCTCGAACCACGTCGAACCCGAGGTGGTCGAGGCGCTGAGGAACGCCGTCGTCGCCGCCTACCCGAAGCTCTCGCACCGCTACTATGCGCTGAAGGCGAAGTGGATGGGGCTCGACAAGCTCCAGGTCTGGGACCGGAACGCGCCGCTGCCGATCGAGGAAAAGAAGACCGTCGGCTGGGACGAGGCGCGCGAGATGGTGATGTCGGCCTATGCCGATTTCGCGCCCGAGATGGCGAAGATCGCGGAACCCTTCTTCGACAAGGGCTGGATCGACGCCGGTGTGAAGCCCGGCAAGGCGCCCGGCGCCTTTGCGCACCCGACGGTGACGGATGTCCACCCCTATGTTCTCCTGAACTACCTCGGCAAGCCGCGCGACGTGATGACGCTGGCGCATGAGCTTGGCCACGGCGTTCATCAGGTGCTTGCCGCCCCGCAGGGCGAGATGCTGGCCTCGACGCCGCTGACGCTCGCCGAGACCGCCAGTGTCTTCGGCGAGATGCTGACCTTCCGCCGGCTTCTCGCCCAGGCGAAGACGCCGAACGAGCGCAAGACGCTTCTGGCCGGCAAGGTCGAGGACATGATCAACACGGTCGTCCGCCAGATCGCCTTCTACGATTTCGAATGCAAGCTCCATGCCGCGCGCCGGGCGGGTGAGCTGACGCCTGAAGACATCAACACGCTCTGGATGAGCATCCAGGGCGAAAGCCTCGGGCCGGTCTTCGAATTCATGGACGGATACGAGACGTTCTGGTCCTACATCCCGCATTTCGTCCACTCGCCCTTCTACGTCTATGCCTATGCCTTCGGCGATGGCCTCGTGAACGCGCTCTATGCCGCCTACGAAGAGGGCCTGCCGGGCTTCGAGGAGAAGTATTTCGAGATGCTCAAGGCGGGCGGATCGAAGCACCACAAGGACCTTCTCGCGCCCTTCGGGCTCGATGCGAGCGATCCGACGTTCTGGGACAAGGGGCTCAGCATGATCGCCGGCATGATCGACGAGTTGGAGGCGATGGAGGACTGACGCCGGGCCGCGCGGCCCTCTGTGCGCGCACCGCGTGGCATTGCTACAATTTTGCCGATTTGCCCCAAGATCGAGCGCAAACAGATGATTTGCGCCATTTTTCCGCCCGAAAACCGTGAAAAACACGCGCTAGCCTCAAGTGTGAGAGGAACGCCCGGCTTGCCGGACCAGACGAGTGTGAACGTGTGAAAACGACGGATCTTCCCGCGCGCGATCCGGATCTCCCCAACGGGGGTCCACTCCATCGCCACGGCCCCGCCTGCTTCCACGGAATGAGGAAGTAGCCAATGGCGACGACGTTCAACTGGATCTATCTCGGAACGTCGTCGACGATGCTCGACCCGACCGAGGGCAATACCACCGCCGAAAACATCAACGCTTTCGTCGGCAGCACTTTCGGATCGTCCGGCAATCCGCTCTACACGCACATCACCTCGGCCACGATGGTCAACGTGGGCGGTTCGGCGACCGCGCTGGACGGGAACAACAACCTTGCCAACGACCGGTTCACCACCGATATCGGATCGGGCACCCAGACCTTCACCTTCGACATCAGCGTCCAGTACAACGCCACGGTGACCTATGCCGACGGGACGACCGGGACGGTGACGGCCGTCGTCCTGCAAAGCACGACCGGGCAGCTTTTCCTGGCCCCCGAAACCGCCGCGGGGTCCGACACCAACGTCTATGAAGCCAAGCCGATCCAGTCGATCACGTTCAACTCGGCCGCGAGCTACAGCGGCAACCTCGGCACAGATCGCTATGTCACCGGCTTCGACGACGGTTTCGTCGAGGGGACCGCAGGCAACGACCTGATCAACGCCAGCTATGTCGAGCCGGTCGCCAACGGGACCGACCGGATCGACAACGGCGACGGGATCTCGAGCGCCGGCACGGCCTGGCAGGACGACCGCGTCCGCGCCGGGGCGGGCAACGACACGGTGCTGGCCGGGCTCGGCAACGACTACGTCGACGGTGGAACCGGCGCGGATTCCATTGATGGCGGCAGCGGCAACGACTCGCTCTACGGCGGAGACGGCGTCTTCAACGACACCATCCTCGGCGGAGACGGAAACGACACGATCGACGGCGGAGACGGAAACGACTCGCTTCTCGGCGGCGCGGGGGCCGACAGCATCGCGGGCGGCGCCGGAGACGACTACGTCGATGGTGGCGACGGCAGCGACATCATCGACGGTGGCCCCGGCAACGACACGTTGATCTTCGGCGCCGGGGACGACACCGTCCATGGCGGCGACGGCAACGATTTCATCGACGACGCCATCGGGGCCCAATTGGTCGGCGCCAACCTACTGGACGGCGGCGCGGGCAACGACACGATCTACGGTGGCGGCGGCGACGACACGCTGATCGGCGGCGCGGACGATGACCGGCTGTTCGGCGAGGACGGGGCGGACAGCCTCGATGGCGGCACCGGGAACGATGCACTCGACGGCGGTACCGGCAACGACACGCTGATCGGCGGCGCCGGCGACGACACGATGACCGGCGGCACCGGAAGCGACTATTTCGCCGGGCTGACTGCCGGCGACGTCGTCGATGGTTCCGAGGATGCGGGCGGCGGCGACAACGACGTGCTCGACCTCTTCGGGTCCGGCTGGACCAAGGCGACCACCAACATCGTCTTCTCGACACCCGACCACGAAAACGGCACGGTCGAATTACTCGACGGGTCGGGCAATGTCGTCGGGACGATGACCTTTTCCAACATCGAGACCATCGTCCCCTGCTTCACGCCCGGCACGCGGATCGAGACCAGGCAGGGCCCGGTCGCCGTCGAGCGGTTGAAGGCGGGCGACCGTGTCCTGACGAAGGATCACGGCTACCAGACGCTGCGCTGGATCGGGCGGCGTGATCTGACGCCTGCGGATCTCGCAGCGCATCCGACGCTCAGGCCGATCCTGATCCGCGCCGGGGCGTTCGGCCCTGCGATGCCCGCGCGCGACATGCGCCTGTCGCCACAGCACCGGGTGCTTCTCAGCGGCGCACGGGCCGAGCTGTTCGCTGGCGAGGCAGAGGTCTTCGCGCCCGCGGTGCACTTCGTCGGATTGTCCGGCGTGGTGCGGGACGCGGCCTCGGGCGGCACGAGCTACATCCATCTGCTCTTCGACCGGCATGAGATCGTTCGCTCCGACGGGATCTGGAGCGAGAGCTTCCAGCCCGCGGCGGCGATGCTTTCGGGGCTTGAGCGCGACCAGCGCGACGAGGTTCTGGCGCTGTTCCCGGAACTGATCGGGGACCTTTCCCCCGCGAACAATGGGAACTATCCTGCGGCGCGATCGACGGTGAAACGGCACGAGGCGCGGCTGATCCTCGCGTCCTGACGGCGAGGGCGGCGCATGTGGCTCATCTGGAGGATACTCGCGGCGCTCGCCGTCATCGCCGCGCTCGGGTTCTTCCTCTTTGCTCCGGGCATCGTCGAGAGGCGGCAGAACCCGGTTATCGCCCACGATCCCTGGCCGGTCAGCCCCGCCGCGAAGGCGATGCACGAGCGGCTGATCATCGGGGACTGGCACGCGGATTCGCTGCTTTGGGGGCGTGACCTGACCGAACGCGCGTCGCGCGGGCAGGTCGACCTGCCACGGCTCGCCGAGGGCAATGTCGCGGTACAGGTCTTCACCACCGTCACGAAAAGCCCCTCCGGCCTCAACTACGAAAAGAACGCGGCGGACGCGCGCGACGACATCACGCTGCTGTTCCTGGGCCAGCTCCGCCCCCTGCGCGCCTGGCTCGATCTGACGCAACGGGCATTGGTTCAGGCCGCAGCGCTGGCGGCCGCCGAGGACAGGGCGCCCGATGCGGTGAAGATCGTGCGGACGCGGGCCGATCTCGCCTCCGTACTCGACCGCCGGGCGGGCGGCGAAAAGGTCGTCGGCGCGATCCTTGGCGCCGAGGGCGGTCATGCCCTGTCAGGCGAGATCGGCAATCTCGACAAGCTGTACGATGCCGGGTTCCGGCTGATCGGGCTCACGCATTTCTTCGACAACGCGCTTGGCTCCTCGCTTCACGGCGAGGCCGGGGCGGAGAGCGGCCTGACCGATTTCGGCCGGGAGGTGGTCAAGAAACTGGTCGAGAAGCGGATGATCATCGACCTTGCCCACGCCTCCCCGGCGATGGCGCGGGAGGTTCTGGACATGGTCGATGTGCCAGTCGTGGTCAGCCATACCGGCATCTACAGCCACTGCCAGACGGTGCGGAACTTCCCCGACGACCTGATGAAAGCGGTCGCCGACAAGGGCGGCCTGATCGGGATCGGCTTCTGGAAAGAGGTCACTTGCGACGACGGCCCGGCAGGGATCGCCGGCGCCATTGTCGCGGCGATTGCGCTTGTCGGCGCGGATCACGTCTCGCTCGGATCGGATTTCGACGGGGCGGTGACGACACGGTTCGACGTGTCCGAACTCGCGGCCCTCACACAGGCCCTCATGGACCGGGGCCTCGACGAACCGGCGATCGCCAAGGTCATGGGCGGCAACATGATCCGCTTCCTCGAGGCGGCGCTGCCGGACGCCTGACGCCCCGCCCGGGCGAATGCTAGATCGACAGAACACCCGTAAAATGGCCGGGCAGATCGTGGAGCGGTACGTTCACGAGGTCCTTCGCCAGATCGGCGTGAAGGGCCGCCGCCGGGGCGCCCTTGATCTGGCCGCGCAGGACGCCCAGCATCTTCGCGGGCGCCGCCACCACCAGACGGTCGAATTTTCCCGCCGACCATTGCTGCGCCAAGGCCTCGACCACGTGCCTGGCAAACCGCCCGCGTTCCTGTTCGTCCGCCGAGTCATGCGGATCGAATCCGTGACGGGCAACGCCGCCAGGCCCGCCGGTCTGTCGGCCCGGCCGGTCGCTGTAATCGACCTGGGCCGCGGCGAACTGGCTGATCGAGATGTCGCAAACCTCGCTCAGCCCCTTGCCGACCCCTTGATTGAGAAAGAAGCGGGCCGATTCCTCACCCGCAACAAGAACAAGCGTGCGTATCGGTTTCATGGGCATCCTCCACATCAGGCTTTGATCCCATATGGGAACGACGCTGCCGCCTCGCCATGATCGGCGTCAACGTCAGGTTCTATTTTGCCGCGGCGAACACCCGGTCGATCATCGCCTGCGTTCCCTTCGCATCCTCGAGGCTCCACGGATAGGCCGCGCCGTCGCGGATCGTGCGGCCGAACGCCTCGACCTGGTTCCGATACTGGCGGGCGCCGGGAAACCGCTCGACATGATCGGGCTTTCCGGGGCGGAACATGTGAAGCTGCGCCTCGCCGAACAGCCCGGCGTTGAAGGGCGCAGTCAGGCGTATAAGTCCGGTCTCGCCCTGGAACACCACCTCCTGCCGGGGCGGCAACCGCATCGAGGTCATGGCGCCGTAGGTGAAGCGCCCGCCCGGCCCCTCCATGTCGGCGATCACCTGCGCAAAGACGTCGACGCCGTTCTCCAGAACGATCCTGGAGCGGATGTCCGTGGGCTCCGCGCCCGTCGCCCAGCGCACGGAGCCATAGGCATAGACCCCGATATCGGGGATCGAGCCGCCGCCGGTTTCCGGGCGGTTGCGGATATTGCCGGGATCGGCGCGGTTGTCGTAGCTGAACGCGGCATCGGCATGAAGGATGCGGCCGATCGCGCCCTCGTCCAGCAGCGCCTTGGCGCGCTGCCACTGCGGGTGGTGGACGATCATGTAGGCTTCGGTCGCGAAAAGCCCGGAGCGATCGCGCGCCTCGATCAGCGCGTCGATCTCCTCCGCCTTCAAGGCGATGGGCTTTTCGGTCAGCACATGCTTGCCGGCGGCAAGCGCCTTCAGCGTCCAGTCGACATGTAGGTGGTTCGGCAGCGGAACATAGACAGCCTCCACCGCCGGATCGGCAAGCAGCGCGTCGTAGGAGGCATGGACCTTCAGATCGGGGCAGAAAACGGAAAAGCCCGTCGCCTTCGCCGGGTCGGAGGTTGCCAGCGCGTAAAGACGCGCGCCTTCGGCCTCATGGATCGCGCGGGCCATGTGCTGCCGGGCGAAGTTCGCGGCGCCGAGGACGCCCCAGTTCACGGTTTTCATGGGCGGCTCCCTCTTTTTGCGGTCGTAAATGGGTAGCGCCGCCCCGCCGTCATGGCAATGCCTGCGCCGGTTGATCCGGGTCAAGGCGGCGCAGGCGCCCTCGTTCGCATCGGAATGCGACACCGAAAGGGGACACGATGCAGCAGCGCAGCCGTGTCCGGCGCGTAATTGCGCGCCCATCCGCAAGCCGGCCATATCTGGGCTGGACACGACACAGATATTTTCCAAGAAATCGCGTGGTTCCTGTGGAGAATCTGACCTCTCAGGCCGGGATCAGCATGCCCTTGTCCTTGGCGAGGTTGCGCATCTCGGATTGCAGCTTCTCGAAGGCGCGCACCTCGATCTGGCGGATGCGTTCGCGGCTGACGCCGTATTGCTCGGACAGATCCTCCAACGTCACCGGGTCGTCACGCAGCCGGCGCTGCATCAGGATGTCCTTCTCGCGGTCGTTCAGCACGTCCATCGCGCTTTCCAGAAGCTCGCGGCGCACCGACAATTCGTCCTCCGCCTCGTAATTGGCGGCCTGATCGGCATCCTCGTCCTCAAGCCAGTCCTGCCACTGCGCCGTGCCCTCGTCCGACCCGATCGTCGCGTTGAGCGAGGCATCGCCGCCCGACAGGCGCCGGTTCATCGAGATCACCTCTTCCGCGGTCACGTTGAGGTCGTGGGCGATCTTCTCGACATGTTCGGGGCGCAGATCCCCCTCTTCCAGGGCACCGATCCGGGCCTTGGCCTTCCTGAGATTGAAGAAGAGTTTTTTCTGCGCCGAGGTCGTGCCGAGCTTCACAAGGCTCCATGACCGCAGGATGTATTCCTGGATCGAGGCGCGGATCCACCACATGGCGTAGGTTGCGAGACGGAAGCCCTTTTCGGGATCGAAGCGCTTCACGGCCTGCATCAGGCCGACATTCGCTTCCGAGATTACCTCGGCCTGTGGCAAGCCGTAGCCGCGATAACCCATCGCGATCTTCGCGGCGAGACGCAGGTGTGAGGTGACGAGTCTGTGCGCGGCCGAACTGTCCTGATGGTCGACCCAGCTCTTCGCCAGCATGTATTCCTCTTCCGGCTCCAGAAGCGGGAACTTGCGGATTTCCTGAAGATACCGGTTCAGCCCCTGTTCGGGACTTGGCGCGGGAAGATTCGTGTAGCTCGCCATTTCTGACCCCCTGTTCCGGTCGAGGACCTGAAAATCTATGGCCCCGGACCGTCTTGCGCAAGGCGTGACCTTACAATCCACCTTTTAACGCCAAATGCTTTCCGATCCGTCGTTGTTCCAGAAATGTTTCAGCCTTTCACCACCTTGTCAGGCGACGCGAGCGTGGCTGATCAAAGCAACGGCCCCATCGTCGCGAAGAGGTTGTCGACCATCCTAGTGATCCAGTGCCGCGTTTCGACCTCCTCGCAGGCAAGCTCCCGCGCGTCGGAAAGATAGGCCAATTGCCGCGTTCGGATGAGGCCCGTGACATCCTCGGAGGCGAGAATGAGGTTGTTTTCGAAGTTCAGCTCGAAGCTGCGACGGTCCATGTTGGCAGAACCGATGCAGGCGGCGCGGCCATCCACCGTCAGCGTTTTGGCGTGCAGAAGCCCCTTGCGATACTCGGCGATCCGCACCCCGGCCCGCAGGAGGTCCGGATAGTAGCTCCGGCTCGCCCGCGCGACGAAAAAGCTGTCGTTGCGCTCGGGCAGGATCAGGGTGACGTTCACGCCGCGCAGCGCCGCGCCGTGGATGGCGCGCTGCAACGTGTCGTCGGGAACGAAATAGGGCGTCGTGATGATGACCTCGTCCTCGGCCGAGGCCAGCAGCAAGGCGAAAAGGTCCGAGACCGCGCGATTGTCGACGGTCGGGCCGCTGCCGACGACAATCGCGGGGAATCCGGCCGGATCGGCGGGAACGGGATCGTCGAGCATCGCCGAGATGTCTTCCTGCCCGTGGGTCATCCAGTCGATGGCGAAGATATGCTGCAACTGGCCCACGACCGGCCCTTCGATCCGCAGGAACGTATCGATCCAGGGGGCGTATTTCGCCTTCACCCGGAACTCCGGATCGGCGCAGTTCTGGCTGCCGCAATAGCCGGTCCTGCCGTCGATGACCGCGATCTTGCGGTGGTTGCGCAGGTCGATCCGCGCGAAGAAGATGTGGAAAAGAAGCCAGCGCATCTTGAAGGTGATCGCGGTTTTCACCCCCGTTTCGCCAAGGCGGCGCCAGCGCGCGGACCGCGCCATCCGCCTGGAGCCGAGCCCGTCGATCAGAAGCCGGCAGGTCACACCACGCGCGGCGGCACGCTCGACCGCGTCGAGCACACGTAGCCCGTTTCCGTCTTCGAGCCAGATGTAGAAAAGCAGGTGCACGTGATCGCGCGCGGCGTCGATATCGGCGATCAGCGCCGCGATCTCGGCATTCTCGTCCGGTGGCAGACTTGCGGTGTTCCCCGCGAGCGGGCGGAACCCGTTCACCGCCACGGCGCGGCGGAAGACCTGTCGGAACTGCGCGGGAATCTCGGCCTCGGACGTTTTGCCCCCCCGCAGATGCCCGAGACGCCTGGTTGCATTCGCCATCCGCTGCGCCGTCCTGCCGCCGATCTTCGTCTCGCCGAAAAGGAAGTAGAAGACGATCCCGACAAACGGCAGCGCCGCGATGAGCAGGAGCCAGGCCGCGCGCGAGGCGGGTTGGCGGTCCCGACGGCTCAGCGCGCGCGCGGCGGTGATGACCTGCAAGGTAATGTGAGCGAGGACACCGAAGGACAGCGTCATGCCCGGCCCTTCCCATTCCGCCCAAGGCGGATCACCCGCGCAGGCACGCCAGAAGCTCCGAAAAATCCTCCGGCAGGTCGGAGGTGAACTGCAACTCCTCGCCCGTCACGGGATGGATGAAGCCGAGCGTCGCGGCATGGAGCGCCTGACGGGGAAAGTCGGACACCGCCTTGGCGGCGGCCTCGCCCAGCGCCTTGACGGCTGGCTTGCGCCGTCCGCCATAGGTCGGGTCGCCGACAAGGCCGTGGCCGATATGCGCCATGTGAACGCGGATCTGATGGGTGCGCCCGGTCTCCAGCCAGCATTCGACGAGCGCGACGGCGGGCGGCTCTCCGAACCGTTCGACGACACGCACCCGCGTGACTGCATGGCGGCCACCATGGAAAAGGACCGCCTGCCGCTGGCGGTCGGTCTTGTGCCGGGCAAGCTGCGTGGTGATCTTCAGCACACCGCCCGGTTCGAAGTTCGTGCCCTTCGTGCCGTGGAGCCGCGGGTCGTTCTGCTCCGGAACGCCGTGGACGAGCGCGAGGTAGCGGCGGTTGACGGCGTGCTTCTCGAACTGCCGGGCAAGCCCG
It encodes the following:
- a CDS encoding circularly permuted type 2 ATP-grasp protein; amino-acid sequence: MTAHYFNEMYDGGAVRSLYAALEGWTRSMPAELRAMKQAEAETLFRRIGITFAVYGDGGDPDRLIPFDMLPRIFSQAEWRRLDRGIKQRAAALNAFLVDVYGRGEIIRAGRIPAHLVYGNEAYEKAVAGFVPPKGVYAHIVGIDLVRTGPDDFFVLEDNCRTPSGVSYMLENREIMMRMFPALFRENRIEPVDAYPELLRRTLASVAPAKCEGEPTVVILTPGHFNSAYYEHSFLADLMGVELVEGPDLFVESGLVWMRTTEGPKRVDVIYRRVDDAFLDPLCFRPDSMLGVPGLMDVYRSGGVTICSAPGAGVADDKAVYTYVPEMIRFYLGEEPILQNVPTWQCARPDDLGHVLDNLGDLVVKEVHGSGGYGMLVGPKSTKAQIAAFADLIRENPGNYIAQPTLALSTCPSFVAEGVAPRHVDLRPYCLVGETIELVPGGLTRVALTEGSLVVNSSQGGGVKDTWVLAE
- a CDS encoding M3 family oligoendopeptidase, producing the protein MMIATPRPVHDANATAGGGLGKLPEWDLSDLYTAPDAPEVARDLDWLEKACAGFASDYEGKLAGLDAEGMLDCIRRYERIEAVAGRIMSYAGLRYYQNTVDATRAKFMSDCQDKVTDFTTPLVFFSLEFNRIEDAAYDRLFTANAEIGRYKPVFDRMRAMRPHQLSDDLEKFLHDTSVVGASAWNKLFDETMAGLEFTVAGEDEPMSLEAVLNLLSEPERDRREAGARALAQVFGENVKLFARVHNTLAKEKEIEDRWRKMPTPQTARHLSNHVEPEVVEALRNAVVAAYPKLSHRYYALKAKWMGLDKLQVWDRNAPLPIEEKKTVGWDEAREMVMSAYADFAPEMAKIAEPFFDKGWIDAGVKPGKAPGAFAHPTVTDVHPYVLLNYLGKPRDVMTLAHELGHGVHQVLAAPQGEMLASTPLTLAETASVFGEMLTFRRLLAQAKTPNERKTLLAGKVEDMINTVVRQIAFYDFECKLHAARRAGELTPEDINTLWMSIQGESLGPVFEFMDGYETFWSYIPHFVHSPFYVYAYAFGDGLVNALYAAYEEGLPGFEEKYFEMLKAGGSKHHKDLLAPFGLDASDPTFWDKGLSMIAGMIDELEAMED
- a CDS encoding Hint domain-containing protein; amino-acid sequence: MATTFNWIYLGTSSTMLDPTEGNTTAENINAFVGSTFGSSGNPLYTHITSATMVNVGGSATALDGNNNLANDRFTTDIGSGTQTFTFDISVQYNATVTYADGTTGTVTAVVLQSTTGQLFLAPETAAGSDTNVYEAKPIQSITFNSAASYSGNLGTDRYVTGFDDGFVEGTAGNDLINASYVEPVANGTDRIDNGDGISSAGTAWQDDRVRAGAGNDTVLAGLGNDYVDGGTGADSIDGGSGNDSLYGGDGVFNDTILGGDGNDTIDGGDGNDSLLGGAGADSIAGGAGDDYVDGGDGSDIIDGGPGNDTLIFGAGDDTVHGGDGNDFIDDAIGAQLVGANLLDGGAGNDTIYGGGGDDTLIGGADDDRLFGEDGADSLDGGTGNDALDGGTGNDTLIGGAGDDTMTGGTGSDYFAGLTAGDVVDGSEDAGGGDNDVLDLFGSGWTKATTNIVFSTPDHENGTVELLDGSGNVVGTMTFSNIETIVPCFTPGTRIETRQGPVAVERLKAGDRVLTKDHGYQTLRWIGRRDLTPADLAAHPTLRPILIRAGAFGPAMPARDMRLSPQHRVLLSGARAELFAGEAEVFAPAVHFVGLSGVVRDAASGGTSYIHLLFDRHEIVRSDGIWSESFQPAAAMLSGLERDQRDEVLALFPELIGDLSPANNGNYPAARSTVKRHEARLILAS
- a CDS encoding dipeptidase, whose amino-acid sequence is MWLIWRILAALAVIAALGFFLFAPGIVERRQNPVIAHDPWPVSPAAKAMHERLIIGDWHADSLLWGRDLTERASRGQVDLPRLAEGNVAVQVFTTVTKSPSGLNYEKNAADARDDITLLFLGQLRPLRAWLDLTQRALVQAAALAAAEDRAPDAVKIVRTRADLASVLDRRAGGEKVVGAILGAEGGHALSGEIGNLDKLYDAGFRLIGLTHFFDNALGSSLHGEAGAESGLTDFGREVVKKLVEKRMIIDLAHASPAMAREVLDMVDVPVVVSHTGIYSHCQTVRNFPDDLMKAVADKGGLIGIGFWKEVTCDDGPAGIAGAIVAAIALVGADHVSLGSDFDGAVTTRFDVSELAALTQALMDRGLDEPAIAKVMGGNMIRFLEAALPDA
- a CDS encoding host attachment family protein; amino-acid sequence: MKPIRTLVLVAGEESARFFLNQGVGKGLSEVCDISISQFAAAQVDYSDRPGRQTGGPGGVARHGFDPHDSADEQERGRFARHVVEALAQQWSAGKFDRLVVAAPAKMLGVLRGQIKGAPAAALHADLAKDLVNVPLHDLPGHFTGVLSI
- a CDS encoding Gfo/Idh/MocA family protein, which gives rise to MKTVNWGVLGAANFARQHMARAIHEAEGARLYALATSDPAKATGFSVFCPDLKVHASYDALLADPAVEAVYVPLPNHLHVDWTLKALAAGKHVLTEKPIALKAEEIDALIEARDRSGLFATEAYMIVHHPQWQRAKALLDEGAIGRILHADAAFSYDNRADPGNIRNRPETGGGSIPDIGVYAYGSVRWATGAEPTDIRSRIVLENGVDVFAQVIADMEGPGGRFTYGAMTSMRLPPRQEVVFQGETGLIRLTAPFNAGLFGEAQLHMFRPGKPDHVERFPGARQYRNQVEAFGRTIRDGAAYPWSLEDAKGTQAMIDRVFAAAK
- the rpoH gene encoding RNA polymerase sigma factor RpoH translates to MASYTNLPAPSPEQGLNRYLQEIRKFPLLEPEEEYMLAKSWVDHQDSSAAHRLVTSHLRLAAKIAMGYRGYGLPQAEVISEANVGLMQAVKRFDPEKGFRLATYAMWWIRASIQEYILRSWSLVKLGTTSAQKKLFFNLRKAKARIGALEEGDLRPEHVEKIAHDLNVTAEEVISMNRRLSGGDASLNATIGSDEGTAQWQDWLEDEDADQAANYEAEDELSVRRELLESAMDVLNDREKDILMQRRLRDDPVTLEDLSEQYGVSRERIRQIEVRAFEKLQSEMRNLAKDKGMLIPA
- the cls gene encoding cardiolipin synthase, whose translation is MTLSFGVLAHITLQVITAARALSRRDRQPASRAAWLLLIAALPFVGIVFYFLFGETKIGGRTAQRMANATRRLGHLRGGKTSEAEIPAQFRQVFRRAVAVNGFRPLAGNTASLPPDENAEIAALIADIDAARDHVHLLFYIWLEDGNGLRVLDAVERAAARGVTCRLLIDGLGSRRMARSARWRRLGETGVKTAITFKMRWLLFHIFFARIDLRNHRKIAVIDGRTGYCGSQNCADPEFRVKAKYAPWIDTFLRIEGPVVGQLQHIFAIDWMTHGQEDISAMLDDPVPADPAGFPAIVVGSGPTVDNRAVSDLFALLLASAEDEVIITTPYFVPDDTLQRAIHGAALRGVNVTLILPERNDSFFVARASRSYYPDLLRAGVRIAEYRKGLLHAKTLTVDGRAACIGSANMDRRSFELNFENNLILASEDVTGLIRTRQLAYLSDARELACEEVETRHWITRMVDNLFATMGPLL
- a CDS encoding RluA family pseudouridine synthase, which gives rise to MSDATGPALRVVIGENPPDRLDKALARFVPEKAALSRSRIAKLLGDGAIRRDGAPVTDAKARVAEGEVYEITVGPAEVVETKAEAIPLTVVWEDEDLIVIDKPAGMVVHPAPGSRDGTLVNALLHHCGETLSGVGGERRPGIVHRIDKDTSGLLVVAKTDRAHHGLARQFEKHAVNRRYLALVHGVPEQNDPRLHGTKGTNFEPGGVLKITTQLARHKTDRQRQAVLFHGGRHAVTRVRVVERFGEPPAVALVECWLETGRTHQIRVHMAHIGHGLVGDPTYGGRRKPAVKALGEAAAKAVSDFPRQALHAATLGFIHPVTGEELQFTSDLPEDFSELLACLRG